A genomic window from Mycobacteriales bacterium includes:
- a CDS encoding aminotransferase class I/II-fold pyridoxal phosphate-dependent enzyme, producing MAEPSEPGTHTRAVHLPVPPPPSQPPIGLPVYRTAVFGFDTAEAYADVLADPTLGYVYSRIDNPTADAFVAGLTALEAGGLPVADGQAAAGQPFASGMAAISSTLIALCSAGSHVVVQRQVYGGTYGLLAHVLARFGVAATFVDDVEGARAALRPETALVWAETIANPMLTVADLPGLAAVAHEAAVPLVVDSTFATPVVCRPLAHGADLVVHSATKYIGGHSDVTGGAVIGHPDLVRAIRATRIDLGGALAPDEAFLLHRGLATLPLRVERHCANAGSVARALVGHPAVAAVHYPGLPSHVDHQLAVELFEKNLFGGVVTVVPVGGREAGQAFCNRLRLATNATSLGGTHTVVSHVASTTHRQLDDAALAGAGIDPAAVRISVGLEDAEDIVADLVAALEPP from the coding sequence GTGGCTGAGCCCAGCGAGCCGGGGACGCACACCCGCGCCGTCCACCTGCCGGTCCCGCCGCCACCGTCCCAGCCCCCGATCGGCCTGCCGGTCTACCGGACCGCGGTCTTCGGCTTCGACACCGCCGAGGCTTACGCGGACGTGCTCGCCGACCCGACGCTCGGCTACGTCTACAGCCGGATCGACAACCCGACCGCCGACGCGTTCGTCGCGGGACTAACGGCCCTGGAGGCTGGCGGTCTGCCGGTGGCCGACGGCCAGGCGGCGGCCGGTCAGCCGTTCGCTTCCGGGATGGCGGCGATCTCTAGCACGCTGATCGCCCTGTGCTCCGCCGGTAGTCATGTTGTCGTGCAACGCCAGGTCTACGGCGGCACCTATGGCCTGCTCGCCCACGTCCTCGCCCGGTTTGGCGTGGCGGCCACCTTCGTCGACGACGTCGAGGGTGCCCGGGCCGCGTTGCGTCCGGAGACGGCGTTGGTGTGGGCGGAGACGATCGCCAATCCCATGCTGACCGTCGCCGACCTGCCCGGGCTCGCCGCGGTCGCCCATGAAGCCGCCGTGCCGCTCGTCGTGGACTCGACGTTCGCCACTCCGGTGGTCTGCCGGCCACTCGCCCACGGCGCTGATCTCGTCGTGCATTCGGCCACCAAATACATCGGCGGGCATAGCGACGTGACCGGCGGTGCGGTCATCGGCCACCCGGATCTCGTCCGGGCGATCCGGGCTACCCGGATCGATCTCGGCGGCGCGCTGGCCCCGGACGAGGCATTCCTGCTGCACCGCGGGCTCGCGACGCTGCCGCTGCGGGTCGAGCGGCATTGCGCCAACGCCGGGTCGGTGGCCCGCGCTCTGGTCGGGCACCCGGCGGTCGCCGCCGTTCACTATCCCGGGCTGCCGAGCCACGTCGATCATCAGCTTGCCGTGGAGCTGTTCGAGAAAAACCTGTTCGGCGGCGTGGTGACCGTCGTGCCGGTGGGGGGACGGGAGGCTGGACAGGCGTTCTGCAATCGGCTCCGCCTGGCTACCAACGCCACCAGTCTCGGCGGAACGCACACCGTCGTGAGCCACGTAGCCTCCACCACGCACCGTCAGCTCGACGACGCCGCTCTCGCCGGGGCGGGCATCGACCCGGCCGCGGTCCGGATCTCGGTCGGTCTCGAAGACGCCGAGGACATCGTGGCGGACCTGGTCGCGGCCCTGGAGCCGCCCTGA
- a CDS encoding NAD(P)H-dependent glycerol-3-phosphate dehydrogenase, whose amino-acid sequence MTRAAVLGAGSWGTAFAAVLTDAGTETVLWARRPELADALNTRHENIDYLPGVVLPAALRATTEAAEALAGADFVVLAMPSQTLRGNLTGWLTMLPPDSVLVSLMKGIELGTAKRMSEVICEVADLTAERVAVVSGPNLAKEIARRQPAASVVACTDEAVAVRLQSAMATGYFRPYTNTDVVGCELGGAVKNVMAVAVGIAVGLGFGDNARASLITRGLAETARLGEALGGDPLTFAGLAGLGDLVATCSSPLSRNRTFGENLGKGMTVAEVLAITKETAEGVKSCDAVLELAHKHDIDVPIAEHVAAVVHERMGVGDMVRSLMSRDPKSERPRGG is encoded by the coding sequence GTGACGCGGGCGGCGGTCCTCGGCGCCGGTTCCTGGGGGACCGCGTTCGCGGCCGTGCTAACCGACGCGGGCACCGAGACCGTGCTCTGGGCGCGCCGCCCGGAGCTCGCCGACGCGCTCAACACCCGGCACGAGAACATCGACTACTTGCCCGGGGTCGTGCTTCCGGCAGCGCTTCGGGCGACCACCGAGGCCGCCGAAGCCCTCGCGGGTGCCGACTTCGTCGTCCTCGCGATGCCGTCCCAGACCCTGCGCGGGAACCTGACCGGCTGGCTGACGATGTTGCCGCCGGACAGCGTGTTGGTCAGCCTGATGAAGGGCATCGAGCTCGGCACCGCCAAGCGGATGAGCGAGGTTATCTGCGAGGTCGCGGACCTCACGGCGGAGCGGGTGGCTGTGGTCAGCGGGCCGAACCTGGCGAAGGAGATCGCCCGCCGGCAACCCGCAGCCAGTGTCGTCGCCTGCACCGACGAGGCCGTGGCAGTCCGCCTGCAGTCCGCCATGGCCACTGGCTACTTCCGGCCGTACACGAACACCGATGTCGTCGGCTGCGAGCTCGGGGGAGCGGTGAAGAACGTCATGGCCGTGGCGGTGGGCATCGCGGTCGGTCTGGGTTTCGGAGACAACGCCCGGGCATCGCTGATCACCCGCGGGCTCGCCGAGACGGCTCGGCTGGGGGAGGCACTTGGCGGCGACCCGCTCACCTTCGCCGGGCTGGCCGGCCTCGGGGATCTCGTTGCGACCTGCTCTTCACCGCTCTCGCGGAACCGAACCTTCGGTGAGAACCTCGGCAAGGGCATGACCGTCGCCGAGGTGCTGGCCATCACGAAGGAGACCGCCGAGGGGGTCAAGTCCTGCGATGCCGTGCTCGAGTTGGCTCACAAGCACGACATCGACGTTCCGATCGCCGAACATGTGGCGGCCGTCGTTCATGAGCGGATGGGTGTCGGAGACATGGTGCGGAGCCTGATGTCGCGGGACCCCAAGTCGGAGCGCCCTCGCGGTGGCTGA
- a CDS encoding lysophospholipid acyltransferase family protein, giving the protein MRRGKIGFWYRLAICVVKPLLLVFVKRDWRGRENIPPTGKVIIATNHVGHVDPLTLAHFLYESGRLPRYLAKSELFRVPLIGRLVRGAEQIPVYRYTADATLALRDALGALGRGECLAIYPEGTVTRDPQGWPMLAKTGVARLALATGAPVIPVAQWGPQEILRPYTRLLRLLPRKTSQVLAGPPVDLSGYLGAEPTVEVLRDVTETIMGAVTALVAELRGAQPPASVFDPRTRTRVEATTARRRSA; this is encoded by the coding sequence GTGCGCCGAGGCAAGATCGGTTTCTGGTACCGCCTCGCCATCTGCGTGGTCAAGCCTCTGCTCCTCGTATTCGTCAAGCGCGACTGGCGCGGCCGGGAGAACATCCCGCCGACCGGCAAGGTGATCATCGCGACGAACCACGTCGGGCATGTCGACCCGCTGACCCTGGCGCACTTCCTCTACGAGAGCGGCCGATTGCCGCGGTACCTGGCGAAGTCCGAGCTGTTCCGGGTGCCGCTCATCGGCCGTCTGGTCCGGGGCGCCGAGCAGATCCCGGTCTACCGCTACACCGCGGACGCCACGCTCGCGCTCCGGGATGCGCTGGGCGCCCTGGGTCGCGGGGAATGCCTGGCCATCTACCCGGAGGGCACGGTCACGCGCGACCCGCAGGGCTGGCCGATGCTCGCGAAGACCGGGGTGGCCCGGCTCGCCCTCGCGACCGGGGCGCCGGTCATCCCGGTGGCCCAGTGGGGTCCGCAGGAGATCCTGCGCCCGTACACCAGGTTGCTCCGTCTGCTGCCCCGCAAGACCTCGCAGGTCCTCGCCGGCCCGCCGGTCGACCTCTCCGGCTATCTCGGCGCCGAGCCGACCGTCGAGGTGTTGCGCGACGTGACCGAAACCATCATGGGCGCGGTCACCGCGCTGGTAGCGGAACTGCGGGGGGCGCAACCGCCGGCGTCGGTGTTCGACCCGCGAACTCGAACCCGAGTCGAAGCCACCACAGCGCGGCGGCGGTCGGCGTGA
- the cofC gene encoding 2-phospho-L-lactate guanylyltransferase produces MTSAALLWSVVLPVKRLEIAKTRLATPERAALALAMALDTAAAALAGRRVACVVAVCDDPTAAAELRSLGVQVVPDLPDAGLNPALRHGVAAALADLGSGVAAVSADLPALRPAELDLALDAAAGHEQAVVPDVGGLGTTMYAVRDQRHFRPEFGTDSLARHLRGGAMPIILDGIDGLRRDVDTLVDLAAADALGLGAHTSAVLARSAAGR; encoded by the coding sequence GTGACGTCAGCGGCACTCCTCTGGTCGGTCGTTCTGCCGGTCAAGCGACTCGAGATCGCGAAGACCCGGCTGGCGACACCGGAACGGGCTGCGCTCGCCCTGGCGATGGCGCTCGACACGGCGGCCGCGGCCCTCGCCGGTCGCCGGGTCGCGTGCGTGGTGGCCGTGTGCGACGACCCGACCGCCGCCGCCGAGCTCCGGTCGCTCGGGGTCCAGGTCGTGCCAGACCTCCCGGATGCCGGGCTCAACCCGGCGCTGCGCCACGGGGTGGCCGCGGCCCTGGCCGATCTCGGGTCGGGGGTAGCCGCCGTCTCCGCCGACCTGCCGGCACTGCGCCCGGCCGAACTTGACCTCGCGCTAGACGCCGCCGCCGGCCACGAGCAGGCTGTCGTCCCGGACGTCGGCGGGCTCGGCACCACGATGTACGCGGTCCGGGATCAGCGTCATTTCCGCCCGGAGTTCGGGACCGACTCGCTCGCTCGCCACCTGCGCGGCGGAGCCATGCCGATCATCCTCGACGGCATCGACGGCCTGCGCCGCGACGTCGACACGTTGGTCGACCTCGCAGCGGCCGATGCCCTCGGGTTGGGTGCGCACACGTCAGCGGTGCTTGCCCGGTCCGCGGCCGGCCGGTGA
- a CDS encoding HU family DNA-binding protein: MNKAELIDAIADRIGVDKRTANNAVEAVIDTVTRAVAKGEKVAITGFGVFEKIERPARMGRNPQTGQAVRVKKSSVPKFRPGSQFKGVVNGAVKLAAATTLAAKSTATKAAAPAKRTAAKASSAARGAAGRPAAKKAPAKAAAKKAVVKKAPAKAAAKKAPAKKAPAKKAPARRR, translated from the coding sequence GTGAACAAGGCGGAGCTGATCGATGCCATCGCCGATCGAATCGGTGTGGACAAGAGAACGGCGAACAATGCCGTGGAAGCAGTGATCGATACGGTGACCCGAGCGGTTGCCAAGGGCGAGAAAGTGGCCATCACGGGTTTCGGGGTGTTCGAGAAGATCGAGCGACCGGCCCGGATGGGACGCAACCCGCAGACCGGCCAGGCAGTCCGGGTGAAGAAGAGCTCGGTGCCGAAGTTCCGGCCCGGCAGCCAGTTCAAGGGCGTCGTCAACGGGGCGGTGAAGCTCGCCGCGGCCACCACCTTGGCGGCGAAGTCCACGGCGACGAAGGCGGCGGCCCCCGCCAAGCGCACTGCGGCTAAGGCGAGTAGCGCGGCCAGGGGAGCCGCCGGCCGGCCGGCGGCGAAGAAGGCCCCCGCAAAGGCGGCCGCGAAGAAGGCGGTCGTGAAGAAGGCCCCCGCGAAGGCGGCCGCGAAGAAGGCGCCCGCGAAGAAGGCCCCCGCGAAGAAGGCGCCCGCGCGGCGGCGTTAG
- the leuD gene encoding 3-isopropylmalate dehydratase small subunit, with the protein MQPFTAHAGRAVALRRSNVDTDQIIPSDYLKRVTRSGFADGLFATWRSEPGFVLDDPRHAGASILLAGADFGTGSSREHAIWALQDYGFRAVIAERFADIFRGNALKNGLLPVVLPGTVVDVLMDRVDREPTTEIVIDLATRQVRLGDLVAGFEIDDDTRWRLMEGLDDIELTLRHVEDIALFEVRRPPWFPTTFARPGRKSGSPSAG; encoded by the coding sequence ATGCAGCCATTCACCGCGCACGCCGGCCGAGCCGTCGCGCTGCGTCGCAGCAACGTCGATACCGACCAGATCATCCCGAGCGATTACCTGAAGCGGGTCACTCGGTCCGGCTTCGCCGACGGCCTGTTCGCCACGTGGCGCAGCGAGCCGGGCTTCGTGCTCGACGACCCCCGACACGCGGGCGCGTCGATCCTGCTAGCTGGTGCCGACTTCGGCACCGGCTCCTCGCGGGAGCATGCGATCTGGGCCCTGCAGGACTACGGATTCCGAGCGGTCATCGCCGAGCGCTTCGCCGACATCTTTCGCGGGAATGCATTGAAGAACGGCTTGCTACCCGTCGTCCTTCCCGGGACGGTCGTCGACGTGCTGATGGATCGGGTCGACCGCGAGCCCACGACCGAAATCGTCATCGACCTCGCCACCCGACAGGTCCGCCTCGGTGATCTCGTGGCCGGCTTCGAAATTGACGACGACACCCGCTGGAGACTGATGGAAGGCCTCGACGACATCGAACTGACCCTTCGACACGTCGAGGACATCGCACTTTTCGAGGTCCGGCGGCCCCCTTGGTTTCCAACGACTTTCGCCCGTCCGGGCCGCAAATCCGGGTCACCGTCGGCCGGCTGA
- the leuC gene encoding 3-isopropylmalate dehydratase large subunit produces the protein MGQTLAAKLWDAHVVHRAEGQPDLLYIDLHLVHEVTSPQAFDGLRLAGRVVRRPDLTIATEDHNVPTTDLDAPIADPVSRIQLETLRRNCAEFGVPLHSMGDPEQGIVHVIGPQLGLTQPGLTVVCGDSHTSTHGAFGALAFGIGTSEVEHVLATQTLAAVRPKTMAVNLDGDLPDGVTAKDLILGIIARIGTGGGQGHAIEYRGAAIRGLTMEGRMTVCNMSIEAGARAGIIAPDATTFGYLRGRRHAPAADDWDTAVEHWQSLATDPDAVFDREVSFDAAGFAPFVTWGTNPGQGVPLDATVPDPASFADPAERAAAERALAYMALAPGTRLRDVVVDTVFIGSCTNGRLEDLRAAAEVLAGRRVADGLRVLVVPGSTAVRIAAEAEGLNEVFLAAGAEWRGAGCSLCLGMNPDTLAPGERSASTSNRNFEGRQGRGARTHLVSPQVAAATAITGRLTAPADL, from the coding sequence ATGGGGCAGACGCTCGCAGCGAAGCTCTGGGACGCGCATGTGGTTCACCGGGCGGAAGGTCAGCCGGACCTGCTCTACATCGACTTGCACCTCGTCCACGAGGTGACCTCGCCACAGGCATTCGATGGGCTTCGGCTCGCCGGCCGGGTGGTGCGCCGGCCCGACCTCACGATCGCGACCGAGGACCACAACGTTCCGACCACCGACCTCGACGCGCCGATCGCCGATCCGGTATCGCGCATCCAGTTGGAGACGCTGCGCCGCAACTGCGCCGAGTTCGGCGTTCCGTTGCATTCCATGGGCGATCCCGAACAGGGCATCGTGCACGTGATCGGACCGCAGCTGGGGTTGACCCAACCGGGGCTCACCGTCGTCTGCGGGGACAGCCACACGTCGACGCACGGCGCCTTCGGTGCCCTTGCTTTCGGGATCGGCACCAGCGAAGTCGAGCACGTGCTCGCCACCCAGACCCTGGCGGCCGTGCGGCCCAAAACGATGGCGGTGAACCTCGACGGCGACCTTCCGGACGGGGTCACCGCGAAGGACCTCATCCTCGGGATCATCGCCCGGATCGGAACCGGGGGTGGGCAGGGCCACGCCATCGAGTACCGGGGGGCGGCGATCCGGGGCCTGACCATGGAAGGTCGGATGACAGTCTGCAACATGTCGATCGAGGCTGGCGCTCGTGCCGGCATCATCGCTCCGGACGCCACCACGTTCGGCTACCTGCGCGGCCGCCGGCATGCGCCGGCGGCCGACGACTGGGACACCGCCGTCGAGCATTGGCAATCCCTGGCGACCGATCCGGATGCCGTCTTCGACCGTGAGGTGAGCTTCGACGCAGCCGGATTCGCGCCTTTCGTCACCTGGGGGACGAATCCGGGCCAGGGCGTCCCGCTCGACGCCACGGTGCCGGATCCGGCGAGCTTCGCCGATCCGGCCGAGCGGGCCGCGGCCGAACGCGCGCTGGCATACATGGCGCTAGCGCCCGGCACCCGGCTGCGCGACGTCGTCGTCGACACGGTGTTCATCGGATCCTGCACCAACGGCCGGCTGGAGGATCTGCGGGCCGCCGCCGAGGTCCTCGCCGGTCGGCGGGTCGCCGATGGCTTGCGCGTGCTGGTCGTGCCGGGATCCACCGCGGTGCGGATCGCGGCAGAGGCCGAGGGCCTGAACGAAGTGTTTCTCGCTGCCGGTGCCGAATGGCGTGGTGCCGGCTGCTCGTTGTGCCTCGGGATGAACCCGGACACCCTCGCGCCGGGTGAGCGTTCCGCGTCGACGTCCAACCGCAACTTCGAAGGCCGGCAGGGCCGCGGCGCGCGAACGCATCTCGTGTCGCCGCAGGTAGCCGCGGCCACTGCCATCACCGGCCGCCTCACGGCGCCGGCAGACCTCTGA
- a CDS encoding MarR family transcriptional regulator: MEDDADIRRIDAALSELMRLTMSPRVHEARARASGVQLSRANFRLLSTVADSGPISVSRLAALLDVSQPTASRSLLQLEEEGLLARAGDPADRRVVVYAATPAGRRTRQRLRDHMRRQLAASLASMTDARRRSLANLLEDLVGRLYSAGASAGSTGTARRAVSRR; this comes from the coding sequence GTGGAGGACGATGCGGACATCCGGCGAATCGATGCCGCGCTGAGTGAGCTGATGCGGCTCACCATGTCCCCTCGGGTGCACGAGGCGCGGGCCAGGGCCAGCGGGGTGCAGCTGTCCCGGGCGAACTTCCGGTTGCTTTCGACGGTTGCCGACTCCGGACCGATCTCGGTGTCCCGGCTGGCCGCGCTGCTCGACGTGAGCCAGCCCACCGCTAGCCGCTCGCTTCTCCAGCTGGAGGAGGAAGGACTGCTGGCCCGAGCCGGGGACCCCGCCGACCGACGGGTGGTGGTCTACGCGGCGACGCCGGCCGGCCGGCGGACCCGGCAGCGGCTGCGCGACCACATGCGCCGCCAACTCGCGGCTTCGCTCGCCAGCATGACCGACGCCAGGCGACGGAGCCTCGCGAACCTGCTCGAGGATCTCGTCGGCCGGCTCTACAGCGCAGGAGCATCGGCCGGGTCGACGGGCACCGCCCGGCGTGCGGTGTCCAGGCGATAG
- a CDS encoding NAD-dependent epimerase/dehydratase family protein: MLRNARVLVTGVTSPVARPVAVALARDNQVIGAARFRDETLRSSLAAEGVSTARLDLVGGDLDDLPAEVDYVLHFAVVKSNKWSVDLDGNVGGLALLMERYQQARGFLHCSTTAVYQPDGHRAFDEDAPSVTATAIISCRPTASPRSRRRP, encoded by the coding sequence GTGCTGAGGAATGCTCGCGTACTCGTCACCGGCGTGACCAGCCCGGTTGCCCGCCCGGTGGCGGTCGCCCTGGCCAGGGACAACCAGGTCATCGGAGCCGCCCGGTTCCGGGACGAGACGCTCCGGTCGTCCCTGGCTGCGGAGGGGGTGTCCACCGCCAGGCTGGACCTGGTCGGAGGTGACCTCGACGATCTTCCGGCAGAGGTCGACTACGTCCTGCACTTCGCCGTCGTCAAGAGCAACAAGTGGTCGGTCGACCTTGACGGCAACGTCGGCGGATTGGCGCTTCTCATGGAGCGCTACCAGCAGGCCCGGGGCTTTCTGCACTGCAGCACGACGGCGGTCTACCAGCCCGACGGGCATCGTGCCTTCGACGAGGATGCCCCCTCGGTGACAGCCACCGCAATTATTTCCTGCCGACCTACAGCATCGCCAAGATCGCGGCGGAGGCCGTAG
- a CDS encoding nitronate monooxygenase, with protein sequence MTVEPHRALRTPICDLFGIRYPIVQTGMGWVAEPPLAAATSAAGGLGILAAATMSLEGLRRAIGEMRERTDAPFGVNMRADQGDIAQRIDLLIETGVRVASFALAPKPELIRRLQGGGVLVMPSIGAKRHAEKVAAWGVDAVLVQGGEGGGHTGPVPTSLLLPQVVDTVDVPVIAAGGFFDGRGLVAALAYGAAGVAMGTRFLLTRDSPVPQGVKEHYLARSVTDTVVTTQVDGIPHRVLRSALVDRLESSGGLRRLTRSVRSAREFQRRSGTSWPEIAREGLAMRRSHQLSWSQVLMAANTPTMLRAAMVDGRADLGVMAAGQVVGVIDDLPSCAELIERIVVQANRVLDGLATGI encoded by the coding sequence ATGACCGTCGAGCCGCATCGGGCGCTCCGGACGCCGATCTGTGACCTTTTCGGGATCCGTTATCCGATCGTTCAGACCGGGATGGGCTGGGTGGCCGAACCACCGCTTGCCGCGGCAACGTCGGCCGCCGGCGGCCTCGGGATCCTGGCCGCGGCGACGATGTCCCTCGAGGGGTTGCGCCGGGCGATCGGCGAGATGCGGGAGCGTACTGACGCGCCGTTCGGGGTGAACATGCGCGCCGATCAGGGCGACATCGCGCAGCGCATCGACCTACTCATCGAGACCGGAGTGCGGGTGGCGTCGTTCGCGCTGGCTCCCAAGCCGGAGCTGATCCGGCGGCTGCAGGGGGGCGGAGTCCTCGTCATGCCCTCGATCGGCGCGAAGCGACATGCCGAGAAAGTCGCCGCCTGGGGCGTGGACGCTGTGCTCGTGCAGGGTGGCGAGGGTGGTGGCCACACCGGTCCGGTTCCGACCAGCCTGCTCTTACCCCAGGTGGTCGATACCGTCGACGTCCCGGTCATCGCCGCGGGGGGTTTCTTCGACGGGCGCGGTCTCGTCGCGGCGCTCGCCTATGGCGCCGCCGGGGTGGCTATGGGAACGCGGTTCCTGCTGACCCGCGACAGTCCGGTGCCGCAAGGCGTGAAGGAGCACTATCTGGCCCGGTCGGTGACCGACACCGTCGTGACCACGCAGGTCGACGGCATTCCGCACCGAGTTCTGCGCAGTGCCCTGGTCGACCGGCTGGAGTCCAGCGGCGGCCTGCGTCGGTTGACCCGGTCGGTACGCAGCGCGCGGGAGTTCCAGCGTCGGTCGGGAACGTCGTGGCCGGAAATCGCCCGGGAAGGGTTGGCCATGCGCAGGAGCCACCAGCTGAGCTGGAGCCAGGTGCTGATGGCGGCGAACACGCCGACGATGCTTCGCGCCGCCATGGTCGACGGGCGGGCCGATCTCGGAGTCATGGCCGCCGGCCAGGTCGTCGGCGTAATCGACGACCTGCCGAGTTGCGCGGAGCTCATCGAGCGGATCGTGGTTCAGGCGAACCGCGTGCTCGACGGCCTGGCGACCGGCATCTGA
- a CDS encoding CoA-transferase, which yields MSSPRRADVCAVAIAECFRGDGEIVANPIGTIPRIGGLLARLTFEPDLVMTDGEAMFTDRSGAIESWNPYRSMFDVVWSGRRHVIMGGSQIDVFGNQNFAAIGDMVRPRVQLLGFRGAPGNTVNNVTSYWVPNHSPRVFVERVDVVSGVGYERALAAGPAASRYHELRYVVSDLAVLDFQTADHRMRLRSVHPGVSAEDVKRATGFDLQLASDLAETRLPTSDELEWLRRIDPDGERYREVDG from the coding sequence ATGAGTAGCCCGCGGCGGGCCGATGTCTGTGCGGTGGCGATCGCCGAGTGCTTCCGGGGGGATGGGGAGATCGTGGCCAACCCGATCGGGACCATCCCCCGGATCGGTGGCTTGCTCGCCCGGCTCACCTTCGAACCCGACCTGGTGATGACCGACGGGGAGGCGATGTTCACCGACCGCTCCGGCGCGATCGAGTCCTGGAATCCGTACCGATCGATGTTCGACGTCGTGTGGTCTGGTCGGCGGCACGTGATCATGGGCGGGAGCCAGATCGACGTCTTCGGCAACCAGAACTTCGCCGCGATCGGCGACATGGTGCGACCCAGGGTTCAGTTGCTCGGGTTCCGTGGAGCCCCTGGTAACACGGTCAACAACGTGACGAGCTACTGGGTGCCCAACCATTCGCCGCGCGTCTTCGTGGAGCGGGTCGATGTCGTCAGCGGAGTCGGGTACGAACGGGCGCTTGCGGCCGGCCCTGCCGCGAGCCGCTACCACGAGCTGCGCTACGTGGTGAGCGACCTTGCGGTGCTCGACTTTCAGACCGCGGACCACCGGATGCGGCTCCGATCGGTGCACCCGGGAGTCAGCGCCGAGGACGTCAAGCGGGCGACCGGATTCGACCTCCAGCTGGCTAGCGACCTGGCTGAGACCCGGCTGCCCACCTCGGACGAACTCGAGTGGCTGAGGCGGATCGATCCGGACGGCGAGCGTTACCGGGAGGTGGACGGATGA
- a CDS encoding CoA-transferase: protein MTDKRLELDDVVAELRDGMTIGIGGWGSRRKPMAMVRAILRSGLADLTVVSYGGPDVGLLCAAGKVRRVVFAFVSLDSIPLEPHFRRARESGAVGSLELDEGMFLLGLQAAAWRVPFLPTRAGLGSDLIVRQPELRTVRSPYSDGEELVAMPALRLDVALVHQNRADMAGNAQFLGPDLYFDDLLCQAADRAFVSCERLVATDQFGAEGSHHTLRISRLWTDGVVETPNGAHFTSCLPDYDRDEAFQREYAQSARSAEDWAAFRAAWIDLTESDYQRKLADR, encoded by the coding sequence GTGACCGACAAGCGCCTCGAACTCGACGACGTCGTCGCGGAGCTGCGCGACGGGATGACGATCGGGATCGGCGGTTGGGGCTCGCGGCGCAAGCCGATGGCCATGGTGCGGGCCATCCTGCGATCGGGGCTCGCCGATCTCACCGTGGTGTCGTACGGCGGCCCGGACGTCGGGTTGCTTTGCGCGGCCGGAAAGGTTCGACGGGTGGTGTTCGCGTTCGTGTCGTTGGACTCCATCCCGCTGGAGCCGCATTTTCGCCGGGCCCGGGAATCTGGGGCCGTCGGTAGCCTCGAACTCGACGAGGGGATGTTCCTGCTCGGGCTTCAGGCGGCTGCCTGGCGGGTCCCCTTTCTGCCCACCCGGGCGGGCCTGGGTTCCGACCTGATCGTCCGTCAGCCTGAGCTCCGGACTGTTCGTTCCCCGTACAGCGACGGGGAGGAGCTGGTCGCGATGCCTGCGTTGCGCCTCGATGTCGCCCTCGTCCATCAGAACCGGGCGGACATGGCTGGCAATGCCCAGTTCCTCGGCCCCGACCTCTACTTCGACGACCTGTTGTGCCAAGCCGCCGACCGTGCTTTCGTCAGCTGCGAAAGACTCGTGGCGACCGACCAGTTCGGTGCGGAGGGAAGCCACCACACGCTGCGGATCAGCCGGCTCTGGACGGACGGGGTGGTCGAGACCCCCAACGGCGCCCACTTCACCTCGTGCCTTCCCGACTATGACCGGGACGAGGCGTTCCAACGTGAGTATGCCCAGTCAGCCCGGTCCGCGGAGGACTGGGCGGCGTTCCGTGCGGCCTGGATCGACCTCACGGAGTCCGACTACCAGCGCAAGCTCGCCGACCGATGA